Within Treponema primitia ZAS-1, the genomic segment ATACATCACTTCACTCCCCACCGACTTTGCATAATCGCAAAATTCATCAATACCAATTTCATTCGTTTCTATGGACGACCATGCGTAATCTAAACGACGGGGACGTTTTTCGCGGGGGCCGATACCGTCAAGCCAATCATAGCCGGACACAAAATTACCACCCGGGTACCGCAGCGCGCCGAAGTGCAATTCCTTTACCAGCGTCCGCACATCTTCACGAAAACCCTTACTGTCGGCGCTTGGGTGGCCGGGTTCGTATATGCCTTCATAGACGCAGCGCCCTAAATGCTCCACAAATGTCGAATACAACCTGCTGCCCACATCCGCGATGGTGTAGTTTTTGTCCAACAGAATTGTTAGTTTATCGCCCATATATAACACTCCTTTGTTTTGTATACACGCTCAACCTTTTACGCCGCCAATAGTCATGCCGTCGATAAAAGCGCTTTGCTTCATAATAAAAATAATAGCGATGGGTATAACGGCGAGTACCGCGCCGGGCATCAGCATATCGTAATTGTTACCGTACGGGGTAATCATGGTCGAAAGCCCCACCGGCAGCGTCATTTTAAGCCGGTCACCGGTGACAATCATCGGCCACACAAAGGCATTCCAACTTCCCATGGCCTGCAATATCGTCATCGCACCGACAGCCGGCTTCATCAGGGGAAACATGATCTGCACAAAAATACGAAATTCGCCACAGGAATCTATGCGGGCCGCGTCGATAAATTCCTTCGGCAGCCCCGTTGCGTATTGCCGGAAAAAAAACACCGCATACGCCGATACCGCATAGGGTAAAATAATACCCGCATAGGTATTGTAAATATTCAAACCGATAGCAATCTTATACAGCGGCAAAAGCAGTATTTCCACCGGCACCATCATCACGATTAGCACGAGAAAAAACACCAGATTGCGGCCTTTAAAATTATACACCGCAAGGGCATATCCTACCCCCGCTGAAAGTACCACCGATACCACCGTCTGTATAAGGGCAATGGCAACCGAATTAAAATACCAGCGGAAATAGAGCGCATTATTCTCGGTTAAAAGCAGCAGGTAATTGCGAAAACTCATGATACCCGCATCAAG encodes:
- a CDS encoding carbohydrate ABC transporter permease, which translates into the protein MRHGINFKLDAGIMSFRNYLLLLTENNALYFRWYFNSVAIALIQTVVSVVLSAGVGYALAVYNFKGRNLVFFLVLIVMMVPVEILLLPLYKIAIGLNIYNTYAGIILPYAVSAYAVFFFRQYATGLPKEFIDAARIDSCGEFRIFVQIMFPLMKPAVGAMTILQAMGSWNAFVWPMIVTGDRLKMTLPVGLSTMITPYGNNYDMLMPGAVLAVIPIAIIFIMKQSAFIDGMTIGGVKG